In Aphelocoma coerulescens isolate FSJ_1873_10779 chromosome 3, UR_Acoe_1.0, whole genome shotgun sequence, a single window of DNA contains:
- the LOC138106995 gene encoding serine/threonine-protein kinase pim-2-like, with translation MGSVQMRVSSVCCWSLGPTQLLVAIKRVSRDRIPDAAHAASRGPPLCGAAPCPPRCRLRRALSVLAAALRRRWKCRSLWCWRSSTLFWLRLARALARPRPRTRPLRRFRPEPPRCRPAPAPSPAASSAASPAASPLRTPPLVSSAAGPGAAREAAAPGGPGQNAESAVPPARAEKPPLEQLYRQGPLLGSGGCGSVYSGTRLADGAPVAIKRVSRDRIPEWARLVSESRRGVAGGARARPGRVGAGTLRGERACSERGPRSVPGRAMASGGGAGPGCRRLGAASAPLTASRSPPQHNGALVPLELALLWMVSRPGFRGVVRLLDWFELPDGFALVMERPERCQDLWYFLEERGFLTEPVARGLFRQVLEAVRHCTSRGVLHRDIKTENVLVDLATGEAKLIDFGCGTVLQDTFYTRMSGTPEYSPPEWILFGCYHGQPATIWSLGILLYELVCGHLPFNTDEDIIRGQLFFPPRVSQECQHLIRWCLSMDPAHRPSLEDLFEHSWLQDRHLAQERAEIHPSAQHRRGVLLEHDLEPDNTVLELAAGGAKPEDCTGCPDRVGKRWPPVCGVRPVPALPRGAAVCGAIAFKTDEDLVRDRLLSWQQVSRAPKERLRKFRV, from the exons ATGGGCTCTGTGCAGATGAGGGTCTCCTCGGTGTGCTGCTGGTCGCTgggccccacacagctgctg gtggccatcaagcgagtgtcccgcgatcgcatcccgga CGCGGCTCATGCCGCGTCCCGCGGGCCGCCCCTCTGCGGGGCCGCCCCGtgcccgccgcggtgccgcctccgccgggctctcTCCGTCCTGGCAGcggctctg CGGCGCCGCTGGAAGTGCCGCtcgctctggtgctggcggagcagcacgctcttttggctccgcctggcgcgggccctggcccggccccggccccgaacGAGGCCCCTCCGGCGcttccgcccggagccgccccgctgccgcccggctCCCGCCCCGTCCCCGGCAGCGTCGTCCGCAGCATCGCCGGCAGCTTCCCCGCTCCGAACTCCGCCGCTCGTCAgctcggccgccggccccggggcggctcGGGAAGCAGCAGCGCCCGGGGGCCCCGGGCAGAATGCCGAGAGCGCGGTGCCGCCCGCACGGGCGGAGAAgcctcccctggagcagctctaccGGCAGGGCCCGCtgctggggagcggcggctgcggcagcgTTTACTCCGGGACCCGGCTCGCCGACGGCGCCCCG gtggccatcaagcgaGTGTCCCGCGATCGCATCCCGGAGTGGGCGCGGCTGGTGAGTGAAAGccggcggggcgtggcgggcgggGCTAGGGCGAGGCCCGGGAGGGTGGGAGCCGGGACGCTGCGAGGGGAGCGAGCGTGCAGTGAGCGGGGGCCGCGGAGCGTCCCGGGCCGGGCAATGGCGAGCGgcggtggggccgggccggggtgcCGAAGGCTCGGCGCAGCATCGGCCCCGCTGACGGCATCGCGGTCCCCCCCGCAGCACAACggcgcccttgtgcccctggagctggcgCTGCTCTGGATGGTGTCGCGCCCTGGCTTCCGCGGCGTGGTGCGGCTCCTGGACTGGTTCGAGCTGCCCGACGGCTTcgcgctggtcatggagcgtccggagcgcTGTCAGGACCTCTGGTACTTCCTGGAGGAGCGGGGCTTCCTGACGGAGCCCGTGGCGCGGgggctgttccgccaggtgctggaggccgtgcggcactgcaccagccgcggcgtcctgcaccgcgaCATCAAGACCGAGAACGTCCTCgtcgacctggccaccggcgaggcaaagctcatcgacttcgggtgCGGCACGGTCCTCCAGGACACCTTCTACACCCGAATGTCAG GCACGCCGGAGTACAGCCCGCCGGAGTGGATCCTCTTTGGCTGCTACCATGGCCAGCCAgccaccatctggtccctgggcatcctgctctatgagctggtctgtgggCACCTTCCTTTCAACACGGATGAGGACATCATCCGGGGCCAGCTCTTCTTCCCGCCCCGGGTGTCTCAAG agtgccagcacctcatccgGTGGTGTTTATCCATGGACCCCGCgcacaggccgtccttggaagacctGTTTGAGCATTCTTGGCTGCAGGACCGTCACCTGGCCCAGGAGAGAGCAGAGATCCATCCCTCTGCACA GCACCGCCGGGGTGTTCTTCTGGAGCACGACCTGGAGCCGGACAACACCGTCCTCGAGCTGGCCGCTGGCGGGGCAAAGCCG gaagATTGCACCGGGTGCCCGGACCGCGTGGGGAAGCGCTGGCCCCCTGTGTGTGGAGTGCGTCCGGTGCCGGCGCTACCCCGGGGGGCCGCGGTCTGCGGGGCCATCGCCTTCAAGACGGACGAGGACCTCGTGCGGGATCggctcctctcctggcagcaggtctccagaG cgcccaaggagcggctgcgcaagttcagagtctga